From the Theobroma cacao cultivar B97-61/B2 chromosome 2, Criollo_cocoa_genome_V2, whole genome shotgun sequence genome, one window contains:
- the LOC18609153 gene encoding uncharacterized protein LOC18609153 isoform X2, giving the protein MSNLQIQSDMRSALHIASSTFLSLNTRSFTLPHSVPARRLLPRPLHSSKASFGPLPRAFSNDGSVSEKPSICTADELHYVSVPNCDWRLALWRYHPPPQSSFARYMSGQGFDTWILEVRGAGLSVQGSNFKEIKETADAVSEQMEAVAKSVTNGVSPAQQQPTNVSGSFSDSEISFLGEDSIGIGTAWDESKLVTKLTEIFMRLSERLSGFLSDGQSRLISAKLFDQISKLLEDSQLSERFEEVRGKLSYLLERQQNSGIASQIRDLSQRLVNIIEEGQRSVSPQFIDLQERLSSTIEDFQKQLDLIVKYDWDFDHYLEEDVPAAMEYIRAQTKPNDGKLLAIGHSMGGILLYAMLSQCGSEGREPKLKAVVTLASSLDYTSSKSTLKLLLPLADPAQALNVPVVPLGTLLAAAYPLSSRPPYVLAWLNNLISAEDMMHPELLKKLVLNNFCTIPAKLILQLTTAFRERGLCDRNGKFFYKDHLHKSNVPILAVAGDQDLICPPEAVEETVKLFPENLVTYKVFGEHQGPHYAHYDLVGGRLAVEQVYPCILQFLSHYD; this is encoded by the exons ATGTCGAATCTCCAAATCCAATCCGATATGCGCTCCGCTCTTCACATAGCTTCCTCcacctttctctctctcaataCTAGGAGCTTCACGCTCCCTCATTCCGTCCCTGCGCGTCGCCTTCTCCCTCGACCTCTCCATTCTTCCAAAGCGTCGTTCGGGCCGCTCCCTAGAGCTTTCTCCAACGACGGCAGCGTTTCCGAGAAGCCTTCGATTTGTACCGCCGATGAGCTTCATTATGTGTCCGTGCCTAATTGTGATTGGCGCCTTGCCCTCTGGCGCTATCACCCTCCTCCTCAG TCTTCGTTTGCGAGATACATGTCTGGCCAAGGATTTGACACATGGATTCTTGAAGTTCGTGGTGCTGGATTGAGTGTGCAGGgatcaaattttaaagaaattaaggAAACTGCTGATGCAGTGTCGGAGCAGATGGAAGCTGTGGCTAAGAGTGTGACAAATGGAGTTTCTCCTGCTCAGCAGCAGCCAACTAATGTTTCTGGTTCCTTTTCAGATTCTGagatttcttttcttggagAAGATTCGATAGGGATTGGAACAGCATGGGATGAATCAAAATTGGTGACAAAGTTGACGGAAATTTTCATGCGTTTGTCCGAGAGACTTTCTGGCTTTCTAAGTGATGGTCAATCAAGACTTATCTCTGCTAAATTATttgatcaaatatcaaaacttTTGGAAGATTCTCAATTATCTGAACGCTTTGAGGAGGTAAGGGGGAAGCTTTCCTACTTATTGGAAAGACAACAAAATTCAGGTATTGCTAGCCAAATTAGAGATCTGAGTCAAAGACTTGTAAATATTATTGAAGAAGGCCAACGATCTGTTTCACCTCAGTTCATTGATCTACAAGAGCGGCTTTCTTCTACAATAGaagattttcaaaaacaacTTGACTTGATCGTGAAGTATGATTGGGATTTTGATCACTATCTGGAGGAGGATGTCCCTGCTGCG ATGGAATACATAAGGGCACAAACAAAGCCAAATGATGGAAAATTGCTTGCAATTGGTCACTCAATGGGAGGCATATTGCTTTACGCCATGCTGTCACAGTGTG GTTCTGAAGGAAGGGAACCTAAACTAAAGGCTGTTGTTACTTTGGCATCATCACTTGATTACACATCTTCAAAATCGACACTCAAATTGCTCTTACCTCTT GCAGATCCTGCACAAGCTCTTAATGTCCCTGTTGTTCCATTGGGAACATTACTGGCGGCTGCTTATCCTCTATCGTCTCGGCCTCCTTACGTCTTGGCATGGCTTAATAATCTAATATCAGCAGAGGACATGATGCATCCAGAGTTGCTAAAAAAGCTCGTCTTAAACAACTTCT GTACCATACCAGCCAAACTTATTCTGCAGCTCACAACAGCTTTCCGAGAAAGGGGGTTATGTGATAGGAATGGTAAATTTTTCTACAAGGATCATCTACATAAAAGCAATGTCCCCATCCTAGCCGTTGCAggagatcaagatttaattTGCCCACCTGAAGCTGTAGAAG AAACTGTGAAGCTTTTTCCGGAGAACTTGGTTACTTATAAAGTATTTGGAGAACATCAGGGTCCCCATTATGCACATTATGATTTGGTGGGAGGACGATTG GCAGTGGAGCAAGTTTACCCATGTATACTCCAGTTTCTTAGTCATTATGATTAA
- the LOC18609153 gene encoding uncharacterized protein LOC18609153 isoform X1, whose amino-acid sequence MSNLQIQSDMRSALHIASSTFLSLNTRSFTLPHSVPARRLLPRPLHSSKASFGPLPRAFSNDGSVSEKPSICTADELHYVSVPNCDWRLALWRYHPPPQAPRRNHPLLLLSGVGTNAIGYDLSPGSSFARYMSGQGFDTWILEVRGAGLSVQGSNFKEIKETADAVSEQMEAVAKSVTNGVSPAQQQPTNVSGSFSDSEISFLGEDSIGIGTAWDESKLVTKLTEIFMRLSERLSGFLSDGQSRLISAKLFDQISKLLEDSQLSERFEEVRGKLSYLLERQQNSGIASQIRDLSQRLVNIIEEGQRSVSPQFIDLQERLSSTIEDFQKQLDLIVKYDWDFDHYLEEDVPAAMEYIRAQTKPNDGKLLAIGHSMGGILLYAMLSQCGSEGREPKLKAVVTLASSLDYTSSKSTLKLLLPLADPAQALNVPVVPLGTLLAAAYPLSSRPPYVLAWLNNLISAEDMMHPELLKKLVLNNFCTIPAKLILQLTTAFRERGLCDRNGKFFYKDHLHKSNVPILAVAGDQDLICPPEAVEETVKLFPENLVTYKVFGEHQGPHYAHYDLVGGRLAVEQVYPCILQFLSHYD is encoded by the exons ATGTCGAATCTCCAAATCCAATCCGATATGCGCTCCGCTCTTCACATAGCTTCCTCcacctttctctctctcaataCTAGGAGCTTCACGCTCCCTCATTCCGTCCCTGCGCGTCGCCTTCTCCCTCGACCTCTCCATTCTTCCAAAGCGTCGTTCGGGCCGCTCCCTAGAGCTTTCTCCAACGACGGCAGCGTTTCCGAGAAGCCTTCGATTTGTACCGCCGATGAGCTTCATTATGTGTCCGTGCCTAATTGTGATTGGCGCCTTGCCCTCTGGCGCTATCACCCTCCTCCTCAG GCGCCTCGGAGAAATCACCCGCTGTTATTATTGTCTGGAGTAGGGACTAATGCCATTGGTTACGATCTTTCTCCTGgg TCTTCGTTTGCGAGATACATGTCTGGCCAAGGATTTGACACATGGATTCTTGAAGTTCGTGGTGCTGGATTGAGTGTGCAGGgatcaaattttaaagaaattaaggAAACTGCTGATGCAGTGTCGGAGCAGATGGAAGCTGTGGCTAAGAGTGTGACAAATGGAGTTTCTCCTGCTCAGCAGCAGCCAACTAATGTTTCTGGTTCCTTTTCAGATTCTGagatttcttttcttggagAAGATTCGATAGGGATTGGAACAGCATGGGATGAATCAAAATTGGTGACAAAGTTGACGGAAATTTTCATGCGTTTGTCCGAGAGACTTTCTGGCTTTCTAAGTGATGGTCAATCAAGACTTATCTCTGCTAAATTATttgatcaaatatcaaaacttTTGGAAGATTCTCAATTATCTGAACGCTTTGAGGAGGTAAGGGGGAAGCTTTCCTACTTATTGGAAAGACAACAAAATTCAGGTATTGCTAGCCAAATTAGAGATCTGAGTCAAAGACTTGTAAATATTATTGAAGAAGGCCAACGATCTGTTTCACCTCAGTTCATTGATCTACAAGAGCGGCTTTCTTCTACAATAGaagattttcaaaaacaacTTGACTTGATCGTGAAGTATGATTGGGATTTTGATCACTATCTGGAGGAGGATGTCCCTGCTGCG ATGGAATACATAAGGGCACAAACAAAGCCAAATGATGGAAAATTGCTTGCAATTGGTCACTCAATGGGAGGCATATTGCTTTACGCCATGCTGTCACAGTGTG GTTCTGAAGGAAGGGAACCTAAACTAAAGGCTGTTGTTACTTTGGCATCATCACTTGATTACACATCTTCAAAATCGACACTCAAATTGCTCTTACCTCTT GCAGATCCTGCACAAGCTCTTAATGTCCCTGTTGTTCCATTGGGAACATTACTGGCGGCTGCTTATCCTCTATCGTCTCGGCCTCCTTACGTCTTGGCATGGCTTAATAATCTAATATCAGCAGAGGACATGATGCATCCAGAGTTGCTAAAAAAGCTCGTCTTAAACAACTTCT GTACCATACCAGCCAAACTTATTCTGCAGCTCACAACAGCTTTCCGAGAAAGGGGGTTATGTGATAGGAATGGTAAATTTTTCTACAAGGATCATCTACATAAAAGCAATGTCCCCATCCTAGCCGTTGCAggagatcaagatttaattTGCCCACCTGAAGCTGTAGAAG AAACTGTGAAGCTTTTTCCGGAGAACTTGGTTACTTATAAAGTATTTGGAGAACATCAGGGTCCCCATTATGCACATTATGATTTGGTGGGAGGACGATTG GCAGTGGAGCAAGTTTACCCATGTATACTCCAGTTTCTTAGTCATTATGATTAA